ATTTGGAGCCAATAAACCTACGATTGTGGCTATAATTATAGCAGTCTTATTAATACCACCGTTGGATTCTCTCATGATGGCCCATGTTGGATTGGTAGAATAAAATCCCATCTTTAAAACTACTGAAATGACTAAACCAAGTAACCAACAAATAgcaaatgatgaattagtacgtgaatttttaattgatttcaaatttaatataaaactAGCAAAACAAATAACAACACCAATTGAAAGTACAGAGATTCTAGATTCTGGAACATCAACTAAATATGCTCCCAAAGTAATTAAATTGCCAATCAATGTACcatattgataaataatagtGGGAACAATGGGGAAGGCTAATATTATACAACCAACATAACTTAAAATGCTAATTTCATAACCAGAGATACCCATGTACCATAATGGGAAATGCCAAACAACACAAGCTAAAGAAGTTACATGAGAccaaaaaaagaaggaaTTAGTAGTATTCACAGCAATATACAATAAAGAGTCATAAGTGGTAGTTGAGTTAATTGGGTgtaataattgatattcttgagattcaaatacaatctccaattcatcttcatcattattgtCGTcatgttttttattaattgtgGCAGAGTGTTCAATGacattttcttcttcattatcatgTTTAGTTTCTGTAAAAGAAGCAGTAGTTGATGTTGAAGTTTCATCTTTAACAGGTGAATCTGTACTAGCCGATTTGGTAGTAgttttaacatttttgGAATCTGAATCTTTTGTCttattaatagaaattCCTTTTGATGAACCTGAAGTTAAATCAATAGCAAACTCGAAAGCTTTGAAATCTTCATAGGCCAAGTAATCAAATGCAACATCTAAAATGATTAAAGACCATTCAAAATATGCATAAATGGAATATGCCCCTGCAACATGATGGATTTGGTGTTGGATGAACCAATAAGCTAAGGGAAACATTgtgaaaaagaataaagatGCAGCAATAATGTGctgttttcttttattgaCAGATTGACGTGAAATGCAAATATCCCATGGAATAGTTAACAGTATGTAAAGGAACATGAATATATCGTGTGTATCATGATCATCTGTGCTTGTGATGTAGACCCAACCACCACAACTAACAGTTCTAACAAAACCGACAATTGCAGTGAATAATGAGCCATGCAAATAGTAGTGTCCAATCAATAATAGGAATCTTGGGAAAGAACAAACAGCGATTAGGATTTGGAATAAAGATCTTTCTGGGTATCTGTCACCAATAGTAGCCGATACACTTGGGAACCACTCGTCAGGGTAGCCGTAGTGTGCATTAGTGACAATTTTGTGGAAATGTAAAGAATATCCAACTATTAAAGCGGTTGTGAATGCCATTGCGGCACAAACTGTGTGCATTATCGGTATAAATCCCCCATTAATCCTTATCATCTTTAAGGATatgtattatatttttaaacaataaaatcttaagtttttttattttacaaacTTGAGgagaaatataatatataaaaattgttggaaagatattattatgaccacctaaagaattaaaaagaaaaaaaaaaaactaaataaaaataaaagaatgatctttaattgtaaatatcattaagaaagaaaataaaaaatctgTATAATAAGAATGTAATCTATTGTCTGTACCAATAAGCCAATTGTTTGCGAGAGAACTAATGTAATCTTAGTTCTAACCATCATTATTCCGAGAGTTCTTGGATACTGAGGGATTCacgaaatttcaaattttatctccaatttcaattttttttaaaaaaaaaaattgtacaTATAAGAAATTCCTGTTCGGGAAATATACCGAGGCTGAATATGAATGAGAGTGTTATAAGAATGTGAATGAATAATGAAAGAAtagataaattatatttgtttaaataatagatgttgaaaatgcaaaaaattaataatacagaaagtatataattttaagtATGTTTATAATATGTAGATACTAAAAGTACAATATCATATATGctgtataataaaaaatgataaatgaagaatatattaggataataaaattttaattccaaTCTTGAAACTCAGAGCCAGTAAACTCAGCTAGATTCTCAAAAAGTGGTAAAAGcctgttattatttgtgaaatcaaataattgcGAATTTTGACCATTTTGTTGATATCTGTCGTTACTTGTGATTATATTATACCTGTTTGTTGAATCTGGTGGGGATGGGGTCAAACTACTAGTATCACTATTAGAAGAACATatatttccatttttatttaattgttgaCTGGTATTAGTTATTCCTGAAATAGGCGCATTAGTACTATCAGAAAGGAACTCCTGCGTACTAGAGTGTACTAACCTAGAATTTTGTGAATTGTTATTTAAAGTGCCTACTGTGTTCATAACAGAGCTATTTAATCCTACTGCTtcacaaaaattattgggATTAACCATTAAACggttaaaattaaaattatcttgTAAAAATCCTTCAAAATCGAAGTTGTTATTACCATGTTGAGTAAATTTAACGGATAAAGGTGTCGATACTGGTGAATCAGTTTTGGGAGTTGATACCGCAGTTCCAATAGAATAGGAGTTCGGAGTTGTAATTCTTGAGGAGTTAGGCCTGGGGGCTGAGCTAACAGTAACTTGTGAGTAAGGTGATGGAACAGATGATACAATTGGTGGGTGTATctgttgttgctgttgttggTTGTGAGACTGGTAAGAGATATGTGGTGGGGGCATCGTTGTAGCAGGCTGGGTTGAATTGTTATTGTGAATATATCCAATTGTTGATGGAGTTTTCATTGATGAATCTTGGATTGACCCCGATAAGTTACAGGCTATCCTTTTCAGAGGAGGTAGTGGTTCGATATGATGGTTTTGTTGACCAATGCTACCATTAGCCGATTTCTGGGTAAACAGAGGAGCATTTTCGGAacttaaatttaatagGCTTCCAATAGTGcttgtatttttcttttgaataatatttggaCTATAAGTAGTGGGAGAATATTGGCTAGCCCTGTATGTTGGAGTAACCCTTAATGGTATACTGGTTCTATTATGGGGCTGCTGCAAATAGGGAGGTGAATTTTGTTGTGATTTTAGTTGAGTTGAAGCTGGAGAATAATATTGTTGAGAGATGCCTGGAGTTCTCAATTTCTCGGGATTAGAGGTATAATCAAAATGAATAGGAGGTGATGTACTTTGAGGTTCTGTAACtgataattttcttttcttaatattatcGAGGTAAGAAGGTGCGGAGggatttaaatttggagATAGTGCTTCGTATATTCCATTACTATTAAAAGTAACAGGTTTATAACTTTTTACTGCTAGTAAATGCTCAGATGAGACATTTGGCATTGAAGtactatttttaaaatatatctgAGGGGGAGTATGAGAAATAGATGATGATCCAGTAACGGTTGTTAAGTTCTTAATAGATAAGGATCTAGTAGGTTCTCTATTAGGAGATGAGTTGTTAGGGTGGGGTATATGTTGATAAAGACTTGTGTAGcttgaagaatttgaattaatatatttaataggTGGAAAACTTTTATCATTAGTTGAAACTGATTTATTTTGTGAAATAATCGTTGGGCGCTGATAGTCAGTAGTGTCTTCAAGTGTATTATCCATGCTTGATTGTTTCAGtaatgtaataaaaaatgttGTTAGCTGCATCAATTTCCTAGCAGCTGCATAGCTATTAGATAATGATTTTGTTAATTggtaaaataaatttaatttctccATTAATATACCGGATAAGAACGGTTCTGATAAGTTTAAGTGAATTGGAGATAATGTCATATACTTCTGCAAAATTTCGTGTTTCTCATTCTGTGAGTGAATTTTCTCCTTTGTCTTTGGGTTTGGTAATACAAAATTTTGTTCATTTGGAAAATCTGGAAGTGGACCAGAAGTAGCTCttaatattatacaaataaaaacttGCAGTGATCTATTAGCCATATCTAAACAATGGGGAGTTAAAATGAACCTACTAAAGGCAAATAAGGAGTTTTTCTTAGTGATATTGTAATTAGTGAAAAAGATAAAgcaattttgaaaattatccattgataaatttaaagtcTGTTGAGCATAATATTCAGTTAGATTGAGGGTCGATGCACCATGGCTACCTAATGCCTCGTAATGAGTGAATagaagataatttaataaatacaGAACTGATCTTAATGTTAGATgcttggaaaaaaatactgCCCTTGTAGCTTGTTGATGGTTTGCAGATACatcaattctttttattgTAGATGTTGAGCCAGTGTCACTGGTAATTGTTTCATTTGGATGAATATTATCAACTTTTGTTTGCCCATAGCTCAATAGGTCATCCAAAGGAGGTAATTGGTAATTTTCGTCAATAGCAGtgatattatcatttaagTTTAAGGCACCTTCATTTTGATATAGCAACCCATTGTCCactaatgaattaataatttctttgatAGGCCTTTTAGCCAAAATTAAATCGTTTAATgcagaaattaaaatttccaattctttTCTTGTTACATCTTTTGCCTTAGATACATTCAGAATTTGATTTAGAACagaaattatacataaatcaatttgaaaaaataatgaaaaatttttaacaataagcaattctttaatatcaCGTACATAGtcaatttttgaagatgCAGGTAGCTTTGTATCGCTGAAATCATGTAAGTTCCTCAAATTTCTTGGAGTACCCAATTGTAAGGATTGTTGGATATCTAATGAAACAATATAGTACCATGTTTTTCTCCAAGAA
This DNA window, taken from Henningerozyma blattae CBS 6284 chromosome 3, complete genome, encodes the following:
- the TBLA0C01120 gene encoding uncharacterized protein (similar to Saccharomyces cerevisiae HAP1 (YLR256W); ancestral locus Anc_1.380), with the translated sequence MNKQTERPKRKRNRIPLSCTICRKRKVKCDKTHPYCVQCTKTGMSHLCHYMEQSWAQEAELIINRDVELKQLRERVKLLEDALASATTTASYNNNPDYNSKADHTDTTGHSEPIELPSDSNDSHDSSDSSFDTSNNSDTTTSIILSKKKNEKKTSSVIDHIDITKQFAILHIRPKSIVHLGVTHWMAMMRGDPYLKVLWNQIFMMQGAFMEWSNRNNKCVTNNIKTMKNNLHTSSVFSESPPIQVPGPSSSSSKSILAKNNPSNLSFKDPLTAIVKLLPPKNIIQLFLDRFFKHLYSIIPILDEVSFKHSIAIILDIHPNSHHSPSNDNSSSIKPTSNTSTNSIDVSSIKLRKSSDFYNFAILIIILRLTWLSLPSNSYKIKLPKEYYKERNISTSINQKPYISKDEHILVNYEISSEAIELAAHKLIKFDELRTISNDNINLSTVQFAIFFKLYLLSTNDSSTLDAATSEDIKTKSLPKESPSPTSSATNNNLQDVHQVLLSSIIQMAFSCGLHRDPDNFPQLSSSISSHHPEVSHNTESPSMNTATGTVNSRSYSPERYKHSWRKTWYYIVSLDIQQSLQLGTPRNLRNLHDFSDTKLPASSKIDYVRDIKELLIVKNFSLFFQIDLCIISVLNQILNVSKAKDVTRKELEILISALNDLILAKRPIKEIINSLVDNGLLYQNEGALNLNDNITAIDENYQLPPLDDLLSYGQTKVDNIHPNETITSDTGSTSTIKRIDVSANHQQATRAVFFSKHLTLRSVLYLLNYLLFTHYEALGSHGASTLNLTEYYAQQTLNLSMDNFQNCFIFFTNYNITKKNSLFAFSRFILTPHCLDMANRSLQVFICIILRATSGPLPDFPNEQNFVLPNPKTKEKIHSQNEKHEILQKYMTLSPIHLNLSEPFLSGILMEKLNLFYQLTKSLSNSYAAARKLMQLTTFFITLLKQSSMDNTLEDTTDYQRPTIISQNKSVSTNDKSFPPIKYINSNSSSYTSLYQHIPHPNNSSPNREPTRSLSIKNLTTVTGSSSISHTPPQIYFKNSTSMPNVSSEHLLAVKSYKPVTFNSNGIYEALSPNLNPSAPSYLDNIKKRKLSVTEPQSTSPPIHFDYTSNPEKLRTPGISQQYYSPASTQLKSQQNSPPYLQQPHNRTSIPLRVTPTYRASQYSPTTYSPNIIQKKNTSTIGSLLNLSSENAPLFTQKSANGSIGQQNHHIEPLPPLKRIACNLSGSIQDSSMKTPSTIGYIHNNNSTQPATTMPPPHISYQSHNQQQQQQIHPPIVSSVPSPYSQVTVSSAPRPNSSRITTPNSYSIGTAVSTPKTDSPVSTPLSVKFTQHGNNNFDFEGFLQDNFNFNRLMVNPNNFCEAVGLNSSVMNTVGTLNNNSQNSRLVHSSTQEFLSDSTNAPISGITNTSQQLNKNGNICSSNSDTSSLTPSPPDSTNRYNIITSNDRYQQNGQNSQLFDFTNNNRLLPLFENLAEFTGSEFQDWN